One genomic segment of Profundibacter amoris includes these proteins:
- the paaB gene encoding 1,2-phenylacetyl-CoA epoxidase subunit PaaB, which yields MGDVTPLWEVFIRPRNGLAHKHVGSLHAADEALALSAARDVYTRREEGTSVWVVRSEAIAASDPARAGENFDPAEDKIYRHPTFYKIPDDVGHM from the coding sequence ATGGGTGATGTGACACCGCTTTGGGAAGTATTTATCCGGCCCCGCAACGGGCTGGCGCATAAACATGTGGGCAGTCTGCACGCGGCGGACGAGGCTTTGGCGTTAAGTGCGGCGCGGGATGTCTATACGCGGCGCGAGGAAGGGACCTCGGTCTGGGTGGTTCGCTCGGAAGCGATTGCGGCCTCCGATCCGGCGCGCGCCGGCGAGAATTTCGATCCGGCCGAGGACAAGATTTACCGCCACCCGACGTTTTACAAGATCCCTGACGATGTGGGGCATATGTGA
- the ald gene encoding alanine dehydrogenase, protein MIIGCPKEIKPQEFRVGMTPIAAHEAVAHGHKVVIETQAGVGAGFPDEDYIAAGAEILGTAAEVFKTADMIVKVKEPQAIERKMLREGQVLFTYLHLAPDPEQTKDLLTSGCTAIAYETVTDANGGLPLLAPMSEVAGKLAPQVGAWTLQKANGGRGVLMGGVPGVGPARVVVIGGGVVGTHAARVAAGMGADVTVLDRSLARLRYLDDVFGRDFKTSYASAGNTKELVYAADMVVGAVLIPGAAAPKLVSRADLSQMKPGAALVDVAIDQGGCFETSHATTHQDPIYEVDGIMHYCVANMPGAVARTSTIALGNATMPFMLALADKGWKQACADDPHLLNGLNVHAGQLTYYAVGEALGIDVISPSLVIK, encoded by the coding sequence ATGATTATCGGATGTCCGAAAGAGATCAAACCACAGGAATTCCGCGTCGGGATGACGCCGATTGCCGCCCATGAAGCGGTGGCACACGGCCATAAGGTTGTGATTGAAACGCAGGCCGGAGTTGGCGCCGGTTTCCCTGACGAGGATTATATCGCGGCGGGGGCCGAGATCCTTGGCACCGCTGCCGAGGTGTTCAAAACCGCCGATATGATCGTCAAGGTGAAGGAACCGCAAGCCATCGAGCGCAAGATGCTGCGCGAGGGTCAGGTGCTGTTCACCTATCTGCACCTTGCGCCGGACCCCGAGCAGACCAAAGACCTGCTGACCAGCGGTTGCACCGCGATTGCCTATGAAACCGTGACCGATGCCAACGGCGGCCTGCCCCTGCTGGCGCCGATGTCCGAAGTGGCGGGCAAACTGGCACCGCAAGTGGGCGCATGGACCCTGCAAAAGGCCAACGGCGGACGTGGCGTGTTGATGGGCGGCGTGCCCGGTGTCGGCCCTGCCCGCGTGGTGGTGATCGGCGGCGGGGTGGTCGGCACCCATGCGGCACGGGTTGCGGCGGGCATGGGCGCGGATGTGACGGTTCTGGACCGCTCGCTGGCGCGGCTGCGTTATCTGGACGATGTGTTCGGGCGTGATTTCAAGACTTCCTACGCGTCGGCTGGAAATACCAAAGAGCTTGTTTATGCCGCCGATATGGTGGTGGGTGCGGTATTGATCCCCGGGGCGGCTGCCCCCAAGCTGGTCAGCCGTGCGGACCTGTCACAAATGAAACCCGGCGCAGCACTGGTGGATGTAGCGATTGACCAGGGCGGGTGTTTTGAAACCTCGCACGCCACCACCCATCAGGACCCGATCTACGAGGTAGACGGCATCATGCACTACTGCGTGGCCAACATGCCGGGCGCTGTGGCCCGCACCTCGACCATCGCCCTTGGCAATGCCACGATGCCTTTCATGCTGGCGCTGGCCGACAAGGGTTGGAAGCAGGCTTGCGCCGATGATCCCCATCTGCTGAACGGGCTGAATGTTCACGCAGGGCAACTGACCTATTACGCGGTGGGCGAAGCCTTGGGGATCGATGTGATCTCACCCTCACTGGTGATCAAGTAA
- a CDS encoding glutathione S-transferase family protein, translated as MTDLSDFMIAKRWPPKNPDIIQYYGLPTPNGVKVSIMLEELGLPYEAHKVDFADGDQFTPEFLSLNPNNKIPAIIDPDGPDGKPMPLFESGAILIYLAEKTGKLMPKDPVGRYQVIQWLMFQMGGIGPMFGQLGYFTHFAGKEIEDPRPAKRYIEESARLLEVLDGQLEGRDWVCGEYSIADIAIAPWLRIVRDHYKAGDLVDWDDLDNVPAYLDRFLERPAVYKGLRQPPRD; from the coding sequence ATGACCGACCTGTCTGATTTCATGATCGCCAAACGCTGGCCCCCGAAAAACCCCGATATTATCCAGTATTACGGCTTGCCCACACCGAACGGGGTGAAGGTTTCCATCATGTTGGAAGAACTGGGCCTGCCTTATGAGGCCCATAAAGTCGACTTTGCTGACGGGGATCAATTCACGCCGGAATTCCTGTCACTGAACCCGAACAACAAGATCCCAGCGATCATTGACCCGGACGGGCCAGATGGCAAACCGATGCCACTGTTTGAATCAGGCGCAATCCTGATTTATCTGGCGGAAAAGACCGGCAAACTGATGCCCAAGGATCCGGTGGGCCGCTATCAGGTCATCCAATGGCTGATGTTCCAGATGGGCGGTATCGGGCCGATGTTCGGGCAGTTGGGATACTTCACCCATTTCGCGGGAAAAGAGATCGAAGACCCCCGCCCCGCCAAACGCTATATCGAGGAAAGCGCGCGTTTACTGGAAGTGCTGGACGGACAATTAGAGGGGCGCGACTGGGTTTGCGGCGAATATTCCATCGCCGATATCGCGATTGCACCGTGGCTGCGGATTGTGCGTGATCATTACAAGGCCGGCGATCTGGTGGATTGGGACGATCTGGACAATGTGCCGGCCTATCTGGACCGGTTTCTGGAACGTCCGGCGGTCTACAAAGGCCTGCGCCAGCCGCCGCGCGACTGA
- the paaA gene encoding 1,2-phenylacetyl-CoA epoxidase subunit PaaA produces MYSQGLIGADSRTEETEEFLAAFQARIDAEEKIEPTDPMPQGYRRTLIRQIGQHAHSEIVGMLPEGNWITRAPSLKRILALLAKVQDEGGHGLYLYSAAETLGVTREQMTEELHAGKAKYSSIFNYPALSWADMGAIGWLVDGAAIMNQVALCRCSYGPYARAMIRVCAEESFHQRQGYEIMLTLCNGTKEQKEMAQDALNRFWWPALMMFGPHDGDSAHSEQSMKWKIKRFSNDALREKFINATVPQAEFLGLTVPDPDLEWNEEKGGYEHGDINWDEFWRVVKGDGVMNRERVQMRKDAWDNGAWVREAALAHAQKRAAKIAAE; encoded by the coding sequence ATGTATTCACAGGGATTGATCGGGGCGGACAGCCGCACCGAGGAAACAGAGGAATTTCTGGCTGCTTTCCAGGCGCGCATTGATGCCGAGGAAAAGATCGAGCCGACAGATCCGATGCCCCAAGGCTACCGGCGCACTCTGATCCGCCAGATCGGCCAGCACGCCCATTCGGAAATTGTCGGCATGCTGCCCGAAGGCAACTGGATCACCCGCGCGCCCAGCCTGAAACGCATACTGGCACTGCTGGCCAAGGTGCAGGACGAAGGCGGGCACGGGCTGTATCTTTACTCGGCCGCCGAAACGCTGGGGGTCACCCGCGAGCAGATGACCGAGGAACTGCACGCGGGCAAGGCCAAGTATTCGTCGATCTTCAACTATCCGGCCCTAAGCTGGGCGGATATGGGGGCAATCGGCTGGCTGGTCGATGGCGCGGCGATTATGAATCAAGTGGCGCTGTGCCGCTGTTCGTATGGTCCCTACGCCCGCGCGATGATCCGAGTTTGTGCCGAGGAAAGTTTCCATCAGCGGCAGGGTTATGAAATCATGCTGACCCTGTGCAATGGCACCAAAGAGCAGAAAGAAATGGCGCAGGATGCGTTGAACCGGTTCTGGTGGCCCGCATTGATGATGTTCGGCCCGCATGACGGAGACAGCGCCCATTCGGAACAGTCGATGAAGTGGAAGATCAAGCGGTTTTCCAATGATGCGCTGCGCGAGAAATTCATCAACGCCACCGTGCCGCAGGCCGAGTTTCTGGGGCTGACCGTGCCCGATCCCGATCTGGAATGGAACGAGGAGAAAGGTGGCTATGAACACGGCGACATCAACTGGGACGAATTCTGGCGTGTGGTCAAGGGCGACGGGGTGATGAACCGCGAGCGCGTGCAGATGCGCAAGGATGCCTGGGACAACGGCGCGTGGGTTCGGGAAGCGGCCTTGGCACATGCGCAAAAGCGGGCAGCCAAAATCGCCGCCGAGTAG
- a CDS encoding NAD(P)/FAD-dependent oxidoreductase has product MQPAEQPARSIWESTSPPRKPAPALTEPAKSDIVVIGGGLTGLSAALHLARGGHQVTLLEGRTIGYGGSGRNNGQVIPILSAAEPDRIEREYGAVGERFVHLLKNSANTLFNLIRSENIDCEANQTGWFQPAHTAAHMRLSQSRVTAWTRRGAPATLLDRDQARELIGSPRWFGGMFNPTGGHINPLMFTRGLADVCEKAGVTIHENTPVQDVGRACQNWLVKTPKATIVAGAVLLATNAYTGALATRLAPKIRRSFVPITSWQMATEPLTDEQNASILPTNPAISDTRGDLHFFRKDAESRLITGSALMFKTNAHARLRKRIAKRLADTFPQLPDARFSHIWCGYVGITTDFFPRFHELGPNYIGFTGYNGRGLALTIPLGIELAKALTGTGQDDLAIPLTAPRQIPFHAIGKRVAPLALAKFRYRDKRPPRL; this is encoded by the coding sequence ATGCAGCCCGCCGAACAGCCCGCCCGATCCATCTGGGAAAGCACCAGCCCGCCACGCAAGCCTGCGCCTGCGCTGACCGAACCCGCCAAATCCGATATCGTGGTGATCGGCGGCGGTCTGACCGGCCTGTCTGCCGCCCTGCATCTGGCGCGTGGCGGGCACCAAGTCACCTTGCTGGAAGGGCGCACAATCGGCTATGGCGGGTCGGGCCGCAACAACGGGCAGGTGATCCCGATCCTGTCAGCGGCCGAACCTGACCGGATTGAACGCGAATATGGCGCGGTTGGCGAACGCTTTGTCCACCTGCTGAAAAACAGCGCCAATACCTTGTTCAACCTGATCCGCAGCGAAAACATCGATTGCGAGGCCAACCAGACCGGCTGGTTCCAGCCCGCCCATACCGCCGCCCACATGCGCTTGTCGCAATCCCGCGTCACCGCATGGACCAGACGCGGCGCACCAGCCACCCTGCTGGATCGTGATCAGGCCCGCGAGTTGATCGGCTCGCCCCGCTGGTTCGGCGGCATGTTCAACCCCACCGGCGGGCATATCAACCCGCTGATGTTTACCCGCGGGCTGGCGGATGTTTGCGAAAAGGCGGGGGTTACGATCCATGAAAACACCCCGGTTCAGGATGTCGGGCGCGCCTGCCAGAACTGGCTGGTAAAAACGCCGAAGGCAACAATTGTTGCCGGTGCTGTTCTGCTGGCCACCAACGCCTATACCGGCGCGCTGGCCACCCGCCTTGCCCCGAAAATCCGCCGCTCCTTTGTGCCGATCACATCTTGGCAAATGGCAACCGAGCCGCTGACGGATGAGCAAAACGCCAGCATTCTGCCCACCAATCCGGCTATTTCCGACACACGGGGCGATCTGCATTTCTTTCGCAAAGATGCCGAAAGCCGCCTGATCACCGGCAGCGCCCTGATGTTCAAAACCAACGCCCACGCACGGCTGCGAAAACGCATCGCCAAACGGCTTGCCGATACCTTCCCGCAATTGCCCGATGCCCGTTTCAGCCATATCTGGTGCGGCTACGTTGGCATCACCACCGATTTTTTCCCGCGCTTTCATGAACTGGGGCCGAACTATATCGGCTTTACCGGCTATAACGGGCGCGGCCTTGCCCTGACCATCCCGCTGGGGATCGAACTGGCCAAGGCCCTGACCGGAACGGGGCAGGATGACCTTGCCATTCCGCTAACCGCCCCGCGCCAGATCCCGTTTCATGCCATCGGCAAACGGGTTGCACCACTGGCCCTTGCCAAATTCCGCTATCGCGACAAACGTCCGCCGCGCCTTTGA
- a CDS encoding Lrp/AsnC family transcriptional regulator yields MSAISELDSIDRRILVALQKRGRMSNADLSEKVNLSPSACHRRVQRLETDGFIKDYVALLDPRKLGRPSTVFVEITLSGQADEVLEAFEREVAKIPDVLECHLMAGTADYLLKVVAQDTEDFARIHRRYLARLPGVAQMQSSFALRTVFKTTALPV; encoded by the coding sequence GTGAGCGCAATATCGGAACTGGACAGCATAGACCGTCGTATCCTTGTTGCCCTGCAAAAGCGCGGGCGGATGTCGAATGCGGATCTGTCCGAAAAGGTAAACCTGTCGCCGTCGGCCTGTCACCGCCGGGTGCAGCGGCTGGAAACGGATGGGTTCATCAAGGACTATGTCGCCCTGCTGGACCCGCGCAAACTGGGACGTCCCTCGACCGTGTTTGTGGAAATTACCCTGTCCGGTCAGGCCGACGAAGTGCTTGAGGCGTTTGAACGCGAGGTCGCCAAAATCCCCGATGTGCTGGAATGTCACCTGATGGCCGGCACCGCCGATTACCTGCTGAAAGTGGTGGCGCAGGACACCGAGGATTTCGCCCGTATCCACCGCCGCTACCTGGCGCGTTTGCCGGGGGTGGCGCAGATGCAGTCCTCATTCGCATTGCGCACCGTTTTCAAAACCACCGCCCTGCCGGTTTAG
- a CDS encoding SDR family oxidoreductase, translating into MKNTLLSFGHGYSAQALGRVLLPLGWRVIGTTRDAENLPAIIEQGAEALLWPGSDMSDALAQATHLLISTAPDESGDPVLNALRDDIAAAPNLQWVGYLSTIGVYGNHDGAWVDEDTPLIPATKRGQLRVKAEAAWQALAAKTGLPLHIFRLAGIYGPGRGPFAKVRRGTARRIVKKNQLFSRIHVEDIAQVLLASINRPDPGRIYNVCDDNPAPPQDVIAHAAELLGLPVPPEEDFETAEMTPMARSFYAESKSVRNDRIKAELGITLRYPTYREGLRALLEAERDLS; encoded by the coding sequence ATGAAAAATACTCTGCTTTCCTTTGGACACGGCTATTCGGCGCAGGCGCTGGGGCGTGTGCTGCTTCCCCTCGGCTGGCGTGTGATCGGCACCACGCGGGACGCTGAAAACCTGCCTGCAATCATCGAACAAGGGGCTGAAGCGCTGCTATGGCCCGGTTCGGACATGTCGGACGCATTGGCACAAGCCACGCATCTGCTGATTTCAACCGCGCCGGATGAATCGGGCGATCCCGTGCTGAACGCCCTGCGTGATGACATCGCAGCCGCACCCAATCTGCAATGGGTGGGCTACCTGTCCACCATCGGCGTTTACGGCAACCACGATGGCGCATGGGTGGACGAGGATACCCCCCTGATCCCCGCTACCAAACGCGGGCAGTTGCGGGTAAAGGCCGAAGCGGCATGGCAGGCACTGGCCGCGAAAACAGGCCTGCCGCTGCATATCTTTCGCCTTGCCGGTATCTATGGCCCCGGGCGTGGCCCCTTTGCCAAGGTGCGCCGTGGCACCGCGCGGCGAATTGTTAAAAAGAACCAGCTGTTTTCACGCATCCACGTCGAGGACATCGCGCAGGTATTGCTGGCCTCGATCAACCGGCCCGATCCGGGCCGTATCTATAACGTCTGCGATGATAACCCCGCCCCGCCGCAGGATGTGATTGCCCATGCGGCGGAACTGCTGGGCCTGCCGGTGCCGCCCGAGGAGGATTTCGAGACCGCCGAAATGACGCCGATGGCGCGCAGTTTCTACGCCGAGTCAAAATCGGTGCGCAATGACCGGATCAAGGCGGAACTGGGTATCACTCTGCGCTATCCGACCTACCGCGAGGGGTTGCGGGCGTTATTGGAGGCGGAACGTGATCTTTCCTGA
- the paaD gene encoding 1,2-phenylacetyl-CoA epoxidase subunit PaaD has protein sequence MTASKAWDVAAAVPDPELPCVTVAELGILREVVMEGDVAVARVSPTYSGCPAVQFIEEAIAEALRDAGFQPRIERVISPPWTTDWISDAGCEKLRAFGIAPPQKASNSKRALFGETVVACPRCGATDTEKLSEFGSTPCKAHYRCKACLEPFDYFKCI, from the coding sequence GTGACGGCGAGCAAAGCATGGGATGTGGCGGCAGCGGTGCCCGATCCGGAACTCCCCTGCGTGACGGTGGCCGAACTGGGCATCCTGCGCGAGGTGGTGATGGAAGGTGACGTTGCCGTGGCGCGGGTCAGCCCGACCTATTCGGGCTGTCCGGCGGTGCAATTTATCGAAGAAGCGATTGCCGAAGCCCTGCGCGATGCGGGATTTCAGCCGCGCATTGAACGGGTGATCAGCCCGCCGTGGACCACCGACTGGATCAGCGACGCGGGGTGCGAAAAGCTGCGCGCCTTCGGCATCGCCCCACCGCAAAAAGCCAGCAATTCCAAGCGGGCATTGTTTGGCGAAACCGTTGTGGCCTGTCCGCGGTGCGGCGCGACGGACACTGAAAAACTAAGCGAATTCGGCTCGACCCCTTGCAAGGCGCATTACCGTTGCAAGGCCTGTCTGGAGCCGTTCGACTATTTCAAATGCATCTGA
- a CDS encoding L-2-amino-thiazoline-4-carboxylic acid hydrolase yields the protein MTDKPMPMIEKRRIEAEITGEIYDVLKERHGKEEAQEIIRISVANSAITQGREFKAKYDHEPTLADLAANHHLWDMDNALERTYLQETDTALDYNITRCEYARMYRDMGLGEIGHLLSCNRDGSFCIGFSDNIELTRTQTIMEGADHCDFRYRLKP from the coding sequence ATGACTGACAAACCCATGCCCATGATCGAAAAACGCCGGATCGAGGCCGAGATTACCGGCGAAATCTATGACGTCCTGAAAGAACGCCACGGCAAAGAGGAAGCACAGGAAATCATCCGTATATCGGTGGCCAATTCCGCCATCACGCAGGGGCGTGAGTTCAAGGCGAAATACGATCACGAACCCACGCTGGCCGATCTGGCCGCCAACCACCACCTGTGGGACATGGACAACGCGCTTGAGCGGACCTACCTGCAGGAAACCGACACGGCGCTGGATTACAACATCACCCGTTGCGAATACGCCCGCATGTATCGCGATATGGGGCTGGGTGAAATCGGCCATCTGCTGTCCTGCAATCGCGACGGCAGTTTCTGCATCGGTTTTTCCGACAACATCGAACTGACCCGCACCCAAACCATCATGGAAGGCGCGGATCATTGTGATTTCCGGTATCGCTTAAAGCCCTGA
- the paaC gene encoding 1,2-phenylacetyl-CoA epoxidase subunit PaaC — MALYRALIELADDHLVLGHRLSEWCGHAPMLEEDLALSNFALDLIGTARSLYAYAAEVEGKGRTEDDLAYLRSEREYLNCLLVERPNGDFAHTMLREFYFATFMEPFWQAALASSDKVIAGIAGKAMKEMAYHLRHAGEWIVRLGDGTEESAARMQAAVVDLHPYWEELFSGGDCDVLPDRAAIRPAWEASVKAVFAEANLDWPEPVYGQNGGRDGMHSEVLGRMLSDMQYLQRAHPGATW; from the coding sequence ATGGCGCTGTATCGGGCATTGATCGAATTGGCGGATGACCATTTGGTGCTGGGGCACCGGTTGTCGGAGTGGTGCGGCCATGCGCCGATGCTGGAAGAGGATCTGGCGCTGTCCAATTTTGCACTGGATCTGATTGGCACGGCACGTTCGCTTTACGCCTACGCCGCCGAGGTCGAGGGCAAGGGGCGGACCGAGGATGATCTGGCCTATCTGCGCAGTGAGCGCGAGTATCTGAATTGCCTACTGGTCGAGCGCCCGAATGGCGATTTCGCCCATACCATGCTGCGGGAATTCTATTTTGCCACCTTTATGGAACCGTTCTGGCAGGCAGCTCTTGCGTCCAGTGACAAAGTGATTGCCGGCATCGCGGGCAAGGCGATGAAAGAGATGGCCTATCATCTGCGCCACGCCGGCGAATGGATCGTGCGGCTGGGTGATGGCACCGAGGAAAGTGCGGCGCGAATGCAGGCGGCGGTTGTCGATCTGCACCCCTATTGGGAAGAACTGTTTTCCGGCGGGGACTGCGATGTGCTGCCAGATCGGGCCGCCATCCGGCCCGCGTGGGAAGCCAGCGTAAAGGCTGTGTTTGCCGAGGCAAATCTGGATTGGCCCGAGCCGGTTTACGGCCAGAATGGCGGGCGTGACGGGATGCATTCCGAAGTGCTGGGCCGGATGCTGTCGGACATGCAGTATTTGCAGCGCGCCCACCCCGGGGCAACGTGGTGA
- the mscL gene encoding large conductance mechanosensitive channel protein MscL: MLKEFKDFIAKGNVMDMAVGIIIGAAFTAIVGSLVSDLINPIISLFMGGVDFSGMYALLGDGEYNSIKEAEEAGAAVFAYGRFIMAIINFIIIAFVVFLLVKAMNKTKKAEEEAPAADPGPSEIDLLKEIAASLKK, encoded by the coding sequence ATGCTTAAAGAGTTCAAAGATTTCATCGCCAAGGGCAATGTCATGGATATGGCCGTTGGTATCATCATCGGTGCTGCATTCACCGCAATTGTCGGATCACTTGTATCGGACCTGATCAATCCAATCATCAGCCTGTTCATGGGCGGGGTTGATTTCTCGGGTATGTACGCCCTGTTGGGTGACGGCGAGTATAATTCGATCAAGGAAGCCGAAGAAGCTGGCGCCGCCGTGTTTGCCTATGGCCGCTTTATCATGGCGATCATCAACTTCATCATCATCGCATTCGTGGTGTTCCTGTTGGTCAAGGCTATGAACAAAACCAAGAAGGCCGAAGAAGAGGCACCAGCTGCTGATCCGGGTCCAAGCGAGATCGACCTGCTGAAAGAGATCGCAGCCTCGCTGAAGAAGTAA
- a CDS encoding 2Fe-2S iron-sulfur cluster-binding protein — MAFHELVISGVRQEGTDAVALEFAVPQELAAEFAYVPGQYLTLRADIDGQDVRRSYSIASAPDAPLCVGVRQVEDGVFSTYAQGLKVGDTVQVIPPEGRFMLQNQQDILLIAAGSGITPMVSIANAALAKGARVTLVYGNRDFKHVMFRSELEALKDQYMGRFTLIHILSREEQDVPLLNGRITGEKIGRMAKAGAIDLEAADGVFLCGPGEMITDVSAALSGLGVAKSAIHSERFTPDGEAPRKRSKAAQAVAGSGVEVEVEVILDGSRKKFRVEEGDENIVAAAARQGLELPYSCKGGMCCTCRCRVTEGSAEMAVNYSLEPWELEAGFTLACQTRPTSEKLVLDFDAA; from the coding sequence ATGGCGTTTCATGAATTGGTGATTTCAGGTGTCCGGCAAGAGGGTACGGATGCGGTGGCTCTGGAATTTGCGGTGCCGCAAGAACTGGCTGCGGAATTTGCCTATGTGCCGGGGCAGTATCTGACCCTGCGGGCAGATATTGACGGGCAGGATGTGCGGCGGTCCTACTCGATCGCCTCGGCGCCGGATGCGCCTTTGTGCGTCGGTGTACGGCAGGTCGAGGACGGGGTGTTTTCGACATACGCACAGGGTCTGAAGGTGGGGGATACCGTGCAGGTGATCCCACCCGAGGGGCGTTTTATGCTGCAAAATCAGCAGGATATTCTGCTAATCGCGGCCGGGTCCGGCATTACGCCGATGGTTTCGATTGCCAATGCGGCGCTGGCCAAGGGCGCGCGGGTGACGCTGGTTTACGGCAACCGCGACTTTAAACATGTGATGTTTCGCAGCGAGCTGGAGGCGCTAAAGGATCAGTATATGGGACGTTTCACGCTGATCCATATCCTGAGCCGTGAGGAGCAGGATGTGCCGTTGCTGAATGGCCGAATCACCGGCGAAAAAATCGGACGCATGGCCAAGGCGGGCGCGATTGATCTGGAGGCCGCCGACGGGGTGTTCCTGTGTGGCCCGGGCGAGATGATTACCGATGTTTCGGCGGCGTTGTCCGGTTTGGGGGTGGCCAAGAGCGCCATCCACTCCGAACGTTTTACGCCGGATGGCGAGGCACCCCGCAAACGCTCCAAGGCCGCGCAAGCCGTGGCCGGAAGCGGGGTCGAGGTCGAGGTCGAGGTTATTCTGGATGGCAGCCGCAAGAAATTCCGTGTCGAGGAAGGGGACGAGAACATCGTTGCCGCAGCGGCACGGCAAGGGCTGGAGCTGCCCTATTCCTGCAAGGGCGGGATGTGTTGCACCTGCCGTTGTCGGGTGACCGAAGGGTCGGCGGAAATGGCGGTGAACTATTCGCTTGAGCCGTGGGAGCTTGAAGCCGGATTTACGCTGGCGTGCCAGACACGGCCAACTTCGGAGAAGCTGGTTCTGGATTTTGACGCTGCATAA